GGCTGGCCAATCGATTCGTCGAGTCCGGCTGGTCCGTCAAGGCCATGCATCGGCTGATCATGCTTTCGGCCACCTATCAAATGTCGACGACATTTAGCCCTGCGGCCGCCGAGACCGATCCCGATAACCGGCTCTTGTGGCGGATGAATCGCCGCCGTTTGGAAGCCGAGGCCGTGCGCGACTCGTTGTTGTTCGTGGGCGGTGATCTTGATACGTCGCTGGGCGGTTCCCTGCTGAAGAGTAAACCGCGCGCTTACGTTACGAGCACAACGTCGGTCGATGCGACGAGCTACGCGACGAATCGACGCAGCCTGTATCTGCCCGTGGTGCGCAGCGCTCTCTACGAACCGTTCCAGGCGTTCGACTTTGCCGAGCCGACCACGATCAAGGGAGATCGCGACAGCACGACCGTCGCCTCACAGGCGCTGTTCATGATGAACAGCGAAGTGATGAACGAACAATCCTTGCGATTGGCCGAGCGTTTGCTCGCCGAGTATCCAAGCGATCGCGCGGCGCGGGCGAAAGGTCTCTACATGATCGCCTTCGGCCGCTCACCGACCGAGGCCGAGGTAACTCGGGCCCTGGGCTTCGTCGAGCGTTATGCACGCGAGGCGGCGGCCTCCGGCGATGCAGCCGCGGATATGCCCGCCTGGCACGCGCTGTGCCGCGTGATTCTGTCATCGAACGAATTTCTCTATGTTGAGTAAGAGGCGGCCGAGTACGGGTTGACAGGTCATGACACACAAAGCTTGCGGCCAGTTCGAGCGCGTCTTCAGCCGGCGCGAACTCTTGCAGCAGAGCAGTGCCGGCTTCGGGTTGTTGGCGCTCGGCGGACTATTGGGCGAGCATGCGCAGGGCGGCACGGCGAACGGACCGGTGAACGCCCGCCCACTTGCGGCCCGGGCCCCGCATTTCGCGCCACGCGCCAAGCGAGTGATCTTCTTGTTCATGCACGGTGGGCCGTCGCAGGTTGATACGTTCGACTACAAGCCCTTGCTCACGCGCGATCATGGCAAGCCGCTTCCTTTCGACAAGCCGCGCGTCGTATCGTCCGAGACAGGCAACCTGCTGGCGAGTCCCTGGAAATTCCAGCGGCACGGGGAATCGGGCGCGTGGGTCAGCGAACTGTTTCCGCACGTGGCCCAGTACGTCGATGACATGTGCTTTCTGCACGGCATGCACGGGTCGAATTCGCGCCACGGTGGCGCGCTCCTCGAGCTGCACACCGGTAGCGACACATTTGTGCGGCCGAGCATGGGCTCGTGGATCGGTTACGGCCTGGGGACCGAGAACGAGAACCTGCCGGCGTTCATCACGGTCTGTCCCACGCTGACGCACGGTGGCGTGAACAACTATAGCTCGGCGTTCCTGCCGGCCGTATATCACGGCACGCCGCTGGGCAACGCCAGCGTGCCCTCGGCCAAAGCGAAAATCCCCTTCATCGATCAGCGATCGCCCGCTGCGCAACAGCGGATGGAACTCGACCTGCTGCGGGAAATCAATAACGAACAACTGGCGCGCACCGGTCCGGACGCGGGGCTCGAAGGGCGCATCGAGGCGTTCGAACTGGCGTTTCGCATGCAGTCGGCGGCTCCCGAGATGCAGGACATCGCTGACGAGACGGCCAGCACGCAGCGGCTTTACGGGCTCGACGATCCGAAGACGCAGAATTTCGGCCGGCAGTGCCTGATGGCGCGGCGCTTTGCCGAACGTGGGGTGCGGTTCGTTCAGGTATCGCACAGCTACAAGTGGGATCAGCACGGCGGCTTGAAAAAAGACCACGCCTCGAATGCCGCCGAGGTTGATCGCCCCATCGCCGGACTGCTCTGCGACTTGAAAGCCCGCGGCTTGCTGGACGAGACTCTAGTGCTGTGGGGAGGCGAGTTCGGCCGCACGCCGACGGCGCAAGGGGACGACGGTCGCGATCACAACCCGCACGGCTATACCATGTGGTTGGCGGGGGGAGGGGTGAAGGCAGGATTCAGCTACGGCGCCACGGACGACTACGGCTATTTCGCAGTGCAGGAAAAAGTTCATCTGCACGACCTGCACGCGACCATGCTGCACCTGCTGGGGCTGGACCACACCCGGCTCACTTACCGCCACGCAGGGCGCGACTTCCGCTTGACCGACGTCAGTGGCAACGTGGTGAGCGAGATTTTCGCTTAACGGCCAATACGCACGAGCGGATGGGTTGACGATCGTGCCCTCGCGTTTTGCAACTCTTCAAGGCGCATCCGCGGCATCGATGTGGCGCGCGACGCCTCGCTGCGACGAATGAGCCGCGAACGCGGCGGCGAATTTCCGCTCGGCGATCGTGAGCGCGACAATCAGCGGAACGCCGACCCAGGCCAGGCGCTGGACACCGCGCCACCGGGGCGCGAATGCGCTCAACCGGGGCAATTCGACAGCCCAGGCGAGAAGCGGCGCCAGCAACAGGCACCCGGCCAGGGCTGTCGACAGGTTGCCAAAAAACAGCCCGACGACAACCACGGCGAATATTCCGATCACGCCCATTCCCAAGCTGCCGGGAACTGGTGGTAGAGGTGCGCGATTGTATGCGGCCATTGCCGCGCCCGTCATCGCTCCGGCCAGGCCCAGCCCCAAGAGTCCACCCATGAAGTATCCGGAGAGCATGACCGTAACGGCCGCCGCATAGGCGTCGAGGATCAGCACGCTATAGACGGCCAGCGTCGAAGTCCGCGCGGCGAGTGCGGTTAACGCTGCCCAAATCAGCACCGCCATCGCCGCCAGCCCTGCCAAGATCGTGGTCGCTTCGACGGGTGACCATTCCGCCGCGTCGCGGCCATCCAGAACGGTCAGGTAGACCGAGTTGTGCAAGAGGATCGGTGCCGCGATCGCGGCCAGCGCGAAGCGCAGGAGCCACGCCATGCGCCTCGAACGAGTGGCCGCCGCAAGGCTCTCAACCACGATTGTCAGTGGCACCTGCAGCGTGAGAAACCGCGCGCGGTCCTCAACTGGCGGCCAGTGGGGCCACTGATCGGTAACTCCGCTGGCGGCCAAGACTCCCGCGCCGATCGCCCAACTCCAGCGCGCTCCTTCGCGCCGCGCCCTGTAGGCGATCAAACGCATGACCGCGGCCGCCGTCAGTGCGCCAACGAGGATTGCCTCGGCCAATACAAGGATGTCAAACATTGGCCACGTCTCCCGCGAGGGAGTGCCGCCAGGGCGCGTGTCGCAGGTCGCGCCGCGGAATGACCCGCCGAAGCGTGCCTTACTTGGCTGCTTCGATGCCGACGATAATCGTAATCTCGTCCCCCAGCGCCTTGGGCTCGACCGTCATGCCGAAGTCGCTGCGTAGAAGCGAGAACGTCGATACAAAGCCGATCCGTTGCGTCCCCTTCGGAAATTCGACAACCTTGTCGGCTCCCTTGAGCTTGAAGGAAAGGGGCTTCGTCACGCCATGCATGGTCAGGTCGCCCGTGACCTCGTAACCTCCCTCGATGGCTTTGACCTTCGTGCTTTGGAAGGACATGGTCGGGAACTGCTTGGCGTTGAAATAATCGGGGGCCCGCAAGTGCTCGTCCCGTTTCTGATTGTTGGTATCAATGCTGTCGATCGGAATCGACAGCGCAAACGATGACTTGGCCGGGTCGGCTTTGTCGATAGTGATGTTTCCCGAGAAATCGTTGAACCGCCCGTGGATATTGCTGATACCAGCGTGCAAGATCATGAACGAGACCGAGGAATGGACGGGGTCGACCTTGTAGGTGTCGGCTGCCCGCGCTACGCAGCAGCATGCCATGAGAACTAGCGTCAGGGTGCATCGTCGAATTGCCGCTGTCATCGTTCAATCCTTGCACAAGGTGGGAGGGGTTAATACCGGAGCATCATAACGCGTCGCGGCCACTAACTCCATAATGCACGAGGCGTCGGCTGGAGAACTGCAAGGTCGAAAAGCGGCGCCCTTACGTACGCGGCTTCTCAAAAGGCAAAATCGCTTAACCCGGGGTGATTGTCGGGACGGCGCCCGAGGGGCCAGAAATATTTTCGGTCCGTCTCGCTAATTGCCAGATCGTTGATCGAGGCGTGGCGGATGGCCATCAGACCCTGCTCGTCGAACTCCCAGTTCTCATTGCCGTACGATCGGAACCAGTGCCCGTCGGCGTCGTGCCATTCATAAGCAAAGCGCACGGCGATGCGATTGCCGCCGAATGCCCACAGTTCCTTGATTAGTCGATAATCGAGCTCGCGTTCCCACTTGCGGCGCAGGAACGCAACGATCTGCTCTCGGCCGACGATGAATTCCGAGCGGTTTCGCCACCGGCTCTGTGGACTGTAAGCCAGCGACACCTTCTCCGGATCGCGCGAGTTCCAGCCATCTTCGCCGGCGCGGACCTTCTGGATGGCGGTCTCGTGCGTGAACGGTGGATACGGCGGTCGCGCTTCAGAACTGTTCATGGTTCAGTCCCTCCAACTCTTTCGAGACGGGGTCCCCGAGGGAGCGGTCCAATCCCTGGCTGGACAAGGAAGGCTGCCCCGTCGAGATTGTCCTCGTTGAAGCTACCTGGTGCTGCTATCGTCTCAGCATGAATGGTCTACGCCGCGACGTCGCTCAACCGTGCCTGGCCGCTTGCGAGAGGAACCAGGTGCGGCGCTCGGTCTCGTCGATCCAATTCTCGATCAGGCTAGCCGTGGCCACGTCGTTGTGCTCATCGCACACCGCGTGCGCGGCGCGCAGCGACCTGGTCAACTGTTGATTGTCGGCCGCCAACTCGGCCAGCATCTGCTGCGGACCGACGAACTCTTCGTCATTGTCGTGCAGGCGCTGGCTGCGGGCGATGTCGCCGATCGATCGCAACGTCGTGCCGCCGATCTTGCGGGCTCGTTCGGCAACGTCGTCGGTCATGCCGAAGATCTGCTCTGACTGCTCATCGAGCAACAAGTGGTAGTCGCGAAAGTGCGGGCCACTCATGTGCCAGTGAAAGTTCTTGGTCTTCACGTATAGCGCGAACACATCAGCCAGCAGCAATCGCAGCTCGACACAGATCTCGTCGACACCTTCTCGCGGCAAATCGGTGGGCGTCGCCAAAGCCGGATTCACGCGCGTCTTCGTCGCTTGCGTCGTGGACATGATTGGTCTCCTTTCAGGTCGAGAGAGGGCAATCGCCAAACCAAGCCTTTAATTGGGACACTCTTTACAAGTGTCCCGAAGCCACTTCTGCTTTGATAAGCGTAAGGGGTGGACAGCCATTTTCGGTGTCGCGGCAGGTCGCTGTAATTCCTCGTCTTATGCCTGCGGACAGCGTTTGTCCATCAGCCTCGATCGTAAGTTCAGGAAATCCGGCTCGTCGCTCAGTTCATACCCAGCGAGTGCAGGAGCAGATACCAGAGTATTGCCGCCGCCAAACCGCCGGCATGCGACGAAAAATGATCCGCGATCAGGTAAGCACTCAAGCAGCTTGTAGCGATGAGCAGAAACATGGCAGCACGCGATAACCAAGAATCAACAGTTCGATCGATTCTCTGACCGGCAGAGATCGATTGCCAAGTGTAGGGCGCGGTCTACGATTGACATGGCCCTCTGCTGTGGGGTTCGGCCATGTATCTTTGTCCTCTATCTAACTGAGCGGCCGGCGTGGACGCGCGACGCAATAATTCTGAGGGGTGGCCGGCCTTCCACGAGGCTGGGCTTACTTCTGACAGAATGAAAGCGAAGATTCATAGGTAGCAAGGGGTTGGGTTATGGATTTCCGTAATACGACCATCGCCATCGAGCATTACCTGGGACAATTGGCCCGGCTCGACGGCGAGGCGTCGACGGATCCGATCATTCGCGCCCTGATCGAAACTTCGGTCGCGAGACTGCATCTTCTCTGCAGGACACTTTTGCTGCGCAGCTATCCGCGGCTGATGCGTCCTCCGCTGAATCTGCAATCCGAGGAGATGCTTGGCGCCGTCGTGGATCGATTGCTCAGGGCGATGCAGGAAGTCCGTCCGCGGACAGTGCGGCAGTTCTTCGCGTTGGCGAACCAGCACATGCGGTGGGAGCTGAACGACCTGGCCCGGCGTTTGGATGCGCGAGAGCCGGCTGTAGAATTTCAGGAACCGCTCTTCCCGACCGCCGAGAGTAGCGCCTCGGGGCTGACGACCAACGCGCGCCGGATGCTCGAAGCGATCGAGTCGCTTCCCGACGACGAGCGCGAGGTATTCAGTCTGGTGCGTATCCAGGGGTTGTCACAGGCCGAGGTGGCCGAGTTGTTGGGCACTTCGACCAAGACGATTCAGCGGCGGTTGAACCGCGGCTTGATGATTCTGGCCGACCGTCTCAGCGACTTGGACCCCACCGCTTCGCAGCAAACGGATTCGTGAGTTCGATCTTTCGACAACGAGCATATCATGACGTACGAAGAACGAATCGATGAATTGCTGACCGAAGTGCTGGAAACGGATCGTACGCCCGAAGACGTCTGCGCGGAAGAACCGCAATTACTCACCGCGGTTCGAGCGCGGCTGAACCGATTCCGTGCCGTGGAGGCTCAGGTGAATTCGCTTTTTCCGCCCACCGAAGGAAGAGC
Above is a window of Pirellulales bacterium DNA encoding:
- a CDS encoding YceI family protein, which codes for MTAAIRRCTLTLVLMACCCVARAADTYKVDPVHSSVSFMILHAGISNIHGRFNDFSGNITIDKADPAKSSFALSIPIDSIDTNNQKRDEHLRAPDYFNAKQFPTMSFQSTKVKAIEGGYEVTGDLTMHGVTKPLSFKLKGADKVVEFPKGTQRIGFVSTFSLLRSDFGMTVEPKALGDEITIIVGIEAAK
- a CDS encoding DUF1501 domain-containing protein, with protein sequence MTHKACGQFERVFSRRELLQQSSAGFGLLALGGLLGEHAQGGTANGPVNARPLAARAPHFAPRAKRVIFLFMHGGPSQVDTFDYKPLLTRDHGKPLPFDKPRVVSSETGNLLASPWKFQRHGESGAWVSELFPHVAQYVDDMCFLHGMHGSNSRHGGALLELHTGSDTFVRPSMGSWIGYGLGTENENLPAFITVCPTLTHGGVNNYSSAFLPAVYHGTPLGNASVPSAKAKIPFIDQRSPAAQQRMELDLLREINNEQLARTGPDAGLEGRIEAFELAFRMQSAAPEMQDIADETASTQRLYGLDDPKTQNFGRQCLMARRFAERGVRFVQVSHSYKWDQHGGLKKDHASNAAEVDRPIAGLLCDLKARGLLDETLVLWGGEFGRTPTAQGDDGRDHNPHGYTMWLAGGGVKAGFSYGATDDYGYFAVQEKVHLHDLHATMLHLLGLDHTRLTYRHAGRDFRLTDVSGNVVSEIFA
- a CDS encoding DUF1553 domain-containing protein — protein: LANRFVESGWSVKAMHRLIMLSATYQMSTTFSPAAAETDPDNRLLWRMNRRRLEAEAVRDSLLFVGGDLDTSLGGSLLKSKPRAYVTSTTSVDATSYATNRRSLYLPVVRSALYEPFQAFDFAEPTTIKGDRDSTTVASQALFMMNSEVMNEQSLRLAERLLAEYPSDRAARAKGLYMIAFGRSPTEAEVTRALGFVERYAREAAASGDAAADMPAWHALCRVILSSNEFLYVE
- a CDS encoding nuclear transport factor 2 family protein; the encoded protein is MNSSEARPPYPPFTHETAIQKVRAGEDGWNSRDPEKVSLAYSPQSRWRNRSEFIVGREQIVAFLRRKWERELDYRLIKELWAFGGNRIAVRFAYEWHDADGHWFRSYGNENWEFDEQGLMAIRHASINDLAISETDRKYFWPLGRRPDNHPGLSDFAF
- a CDS encoding sigma-70 family RNA polymerase sigma factor is translated as MDFRNTTIAIEHYLGQLARLDGEASTDPIIRALIETSVARLHLLCRTLLLRSYPRLMRPPLNLQSEEMLGAVVDRLLRAMQEVRPRTVRQFFALANQHMRWELNDLARRLDAREPAVEFQEPLFPTAESSASGLTTNARRMLEAIESLPDDEREVFSLVRIQGLSQAEVAELLGTSTKTIQRRLNRGLMILADRLSDLDPTASQQTDS
- a CDS encoding DNA starvation/stationary phase protection protein, which produces MSTTQATKTRVNPALATPTDLPREGVDEICVELRLLLADVFALYVKTKNFHWHMSGPHFRDYHLLLDEQSEQIFGMTDDVAERARKIGGTTLRSIGDIARSQRLHDNDEEFVGPQQMLAELAADNQQLTRSLRAAHAVCDEHNDVATASLIENWIDETERRTWFLSQAARHG